One Petrotoga sibirica DSM 13575 genomic window carries:
- a CDS encoding polyprenyl synthetase family protein yields MEFLKLPEFKNIFDQKITDFFENLNLKSHLKDPLFYYIENGGKRLRPWIIYNFGQIVSANKKNLMDIAIAIEILHSSSLIHDDLPALDNAKLRRGGPANHLKFGEYKALLAGDYGFTLPLQIVAKLDNINEGNKLLLMDYFIKTILKLFQGEMEDLIFEKEDKDVSEKEILEMYSKKTGAVFGFCFASPFLMTGEVQLAKEMNIIGTDFGVSFQIFDDLKDLFTTEEEIGKETNKDINKKTLLNFYNYQETQIIADNIYRSVLQKLEEINLKELSQILKEVRKTVETR; encoded by the coding sequence ATGGAATTTCTAAAATTACCTGAGTTTAAAAATATCTTTGACCAGAAGATAACGGATTTTTTTGAAAATTTGAATCTGAAAAGTCATTTAAAAGACCCGCTGTTTTATTACATAGAAAACGGAGGTAAAAGACTAAGACCATGGATTATATATAACTTTGGGCAAATAGTCTCTGCAAATAAAAAGAATTTAATGGACATTGCGATAGCTATCGAAATTTTACACTCCTCATCTTTAATACATGATGATCTACCTGCCTTAGACAATGCAAAGTTAAGAAGAGGAGGACCCGCAAACCATTTAAAGTTTGGAGAATATAAGGCTCTACTAGCTGGAGATTATGGATTCACTCTCCCACTGCAGATTGTTGCCAAGTTAGATAATATAAACGAAGGAAATAAACTTCTTTTAATGGATTATTTTATAAAAACCATTTTAAAATTATTCCAAGGAGAAATGGAAGATCTAATCTTTGAAAAAGAAGATAAAGATGTAAGTGAAAAAGAAATTCTTGAGATGTATTCAAAGAAAACAGGGGCGGTTTTTGGTTTTTGCTTCGCCTCTCCTTTTTTAATGACCGGGGAAGTACAACTAGCTAAAGAAATGAATATAATAGGAACTGATTTCGGTGTATCTTTCCAAATTTTCGATGATCTAAAAGATTTATTTACTACCGAAGAAGAAATTGGAAAAGAAACCAATAAAGATATAAACAAAAAAACTCTTTTAAATTTTTATAACTATCAAGAAACACAAATAATCGCCGATAATATCTATAGAAGCGTTTTACAAAAATTAGAAGAAATCAACCTAAAAGAACTATCTCAAATTTTGAAGGAAGTTAGAAAAACTGTAGAAACAAGATAA
- a CDS encoding esterase/lipase family protein, with protein sequence MVIKFKPFNFLNNIKYMKKNYKILLFITVIAIVILVFSLIFKNVFFPPKERIPSSTNIQIIISNFAFSSIKDIGIQVVDKSSSEYQELIKSKNFYGDIYKITFQDESNESSILPVTVRYRIPKDNYFGDNFVNFALAYITREDPPIVSEFKGGKIVKVENEYYIEAQTFQITKVNYIGLIIESPEESSGGLKVIKEAPPTLEPDIILIPGTDLNFLGKVMNVPKNGYPQSFWSSLFPNRTIWSYNYPLISTRSKNYNDSFVGFVERTGINSYVEFEGRRLAQELSRFPNKKFDIIAHGIGGLIARYALESSQTIQNVENLVLISTPNKGSNLANPLFLNLLFGKNTYILSQLFNVEDSTILKITLQISSYLDQINSYYEDLIPNSEFLKKLNSFGIRNDIRYLSIIGTNPAIEENLSDKYISRLYPEFVQGNGDGIVSVDSAKLDGIDKTYYSKKSFYEIYNDADVLNTIVNFLDESVPSYSVEPFKDDNFVEYTYETGDENSSAVQNKNTYPSIVSTFTLPSQYKESTILLNPTKQREIDEDIMSIIEIGENIYFKSPNAIYNKNLEKIFFGKIMGGIVFNNQYYISTVNGVYVLNENSKIDKINTKMPSKGTEIYYLPNIGFLTVEYEPNNCRVYLNDSLINEVSNFISLKVINGEVYVIFEDKLTKLLNSDVVELINNSTIQDVLGTQLGEITDFALYNNNYFILFSNYKLVLWDSSKSGLQLIEDGNIGRLKLQIFNDKLFVFGKDHVSYLLLKEAIFPGFFQRSETHIIDVHIDKRGKGWMITKNNRIEIISFSL encoded by the coding sequence TTGGTTATTAAATTTAAACCTTTTAACTTTTTAAATAACATTAAATATATGAAGAAAAACTACAAAATTCTTTTATTTATTACTGTAATTGCTATTGTAATACTTGTTTTTTCCCTCATTTTTAAAAACGTCTTTTTCCCTCCAAAAGAGAGAATACCTTCTTCTACAAATATTCAAATAATTATATCTAATTTTGCTTTTTCTTCAATCAAAGACATCGGAATCCAAGTTGTAGATAAAAGCTCTTCAGAATATCAAGAATTGATCAAATCTAAAAATTTTTATGGTGACATATATAAAATAACTTTCCAAGATGAAAGTAATGAATCTTCTATTTTACCAGTTACTGTAAGATATAGGATTCCAAAAGATAATTACTTCGGAGATAACTTCGTGAATTTCGCCTTGGCTTACATTACGCGCGAAGATCCCCCTATTGTTTCAGAATTCAAAGGGGGAAAAATAGTAAAAGTTGAGAATGAGTATTACATAGAAGCACAGACATTCCAAATAACTAAAGTAAATTATATAGGTCTAATCATAGAATCTCCAGAAGAATCATCCGGTGGACTCAAGGTTATAAAAGAAGCACCACCAACTCTTGAACCTGATATTATTTTAATTCCTGGAACAGATCTCAACTTCCTTGGAAAGGTAATGAATGTTCCTAAAAATGGTTATCCGCAATCTTTTTGGTCCTCCCTTTTCCCAAATAGAACCATTTGGAGTTACAATTACCCATTGATATCTACTAGAAGTAAAAATTATAATGATTCTTTTGTTGGTTTTGTTGAAAGAACGGGGATTAACAGTTATGTCGAATTTGAAGGAAGGCGACTTGCTCAAGAACTTTCTAGATTTCCTAATAAAAAGTTTGATATCATTGCACATGGCATTGGGGGATTAATTGCTCGATATGCCTTAGAGTCTAGTCAAACAATTCAAAACGTGGAAAATTTAGTACTCATCTCTACTCCAAATAAAGGAAGCAATCTTGCCAACCCACTTTTTTTAAATTTACTCTTTGGAAAAAACACATATATATTATCTCAATTGTTTAATGTTGAGGATAGTACAATATTAAAAATCACCCTACAAATTAGTTCCTACCTAGATCAAATCAATTCATATTATGAAGACCTTATCCCTAACTCTGAGTTTCTCAAAAAATTGAACTCTTTTGGCATAAGAAATGACATCAGATACTTATCAATAATCGGTACTAATCCGGCAATTGAGGAAAATTTATCAGACAAATATATATCCAGACTGTATCCAGAATTTGTTCAAGGAAATGGGGATGGAATAGTGAGTGTCGATAGTGCAAAGTTAGATGGGATAGACAAAACTTACTATTCTAAAAAAAGCTTTTATGAAATTTATAATGACGCTGATGTTCTGAATACGATAGTTAATTTTTTAGATGAATCCGTACCCTCATATTCAGTGGAGCCTTTTAAAGATGATAATTTTGTCGAATACACATACGAAACAGGAGATGAAAACAGCTCTGCCGTTCAAAATAAAAATACCTACCCCAGTATTGTTTCCACTTTTACCCTTCCATCACAGTATAAAGAAAGTACAATCTTACTGAATCCAACTAAGCAAAGAGAAATAGATGAAGATATAATGAGCATTATTGAAATAGGAGAAAACATCTACTTTAAAAGTCCAAATGCTATTTACAACAAAAATCTAGAAAAAATATTTTTCGGCAAAATTATGGGAGGAATAGTATTTAACAATCAATATTATATATCTACCGTCAATGGTGTATACGTTTTGAATGAAAACAGTAAAATTGATAAAATTAATACAAAAATGCCTTCTAAAGGTACCGAAATTTACTATTTACCTAATATTGGTTTTTTAACTGTGGAATATGAACCAAACAATTGTAGAGTCTATCTCAACGATTCTTTGATAAATGAAGTTAGTAATTTTATATCATTAAAAGTAATAAATGGGGAAGTATACGTTATTTTTGAAGATAAACTAACAAAACTACTAAACAGTGATGTCGTAGAATTAATAAATAATTCTACCATTCAAGATGTTTTAGGAACTCAGTTAGGAGAGATTACTGATTTTGCATTATATAACAATAACTACTTTATTTTATTTTCAAATTATAAGTTGGTCCTTTGGGATAGTTCAAAAAGTGGATTACAACTTATAGAAGACGGAAATATAGGAAGACTAAAATTACAAATATTTAATGATAAATTATTTGTATTTGGAAAAGATCATGTGAGCTACCTACTTTTAAAAGAAGCTATTTTCCCTGGCTTTTTTCAGAGATCTGAAACTCACATAATCGATGTCCATATAGATAAAAGAGGCAAAGGATGGATGATTACTAAAAATAACCGAATTGAAATAATATCATTCTCCTTGTGA
- a CDS encoding tetratricopeptide repeat protein, producing the protein MLIFSDNYDIAYEYYMNGLKYYRNAQYDLAQNFFEQTLQLSPRLESEMPEIKMYLGLSAFHNNDYTTAKIYLQPFKGIPLVDEALNVIESLPPESDDFYSTNLKINNAQPFEEEQQNFHYLTFFIVMLIIFVISLAASFFTIFLIRKHLSFEKKENVLNEMETLTNIDKVETQGIKYKTIDQFDEPHIKKVWKVSSPLKKLIGITSNEDILSEGNNISKDHKDGKLNEIEDLENKLDKDIDDILKESNLEEIEEILIELENNGEKSSIQDPGTLEEESKEKNREEYSHLENVIKPDTEIKNNYSLIMEKEEKELLFEDDLVDNDLFDIIKELDTKKLSQNSLQEFFHKLFYDVNKDKI; encoded by the coding sequence ATGTTAATATTCTCCGATAATTATGATATTGCTTACGAATACTATATGAATGGCCTAAAATACTATAGAAATGCTCAATATGATTTAGCTCAAAATTTTTTTGAGCAGACCTTGCAATTATCACCTAGATTAGAAAGTGAAATGCCTGAAATAAAAATGTATTTAGGATTATCTGCATTCCACAACAACGATTATACTACAGCTAAAATATATTTGCAGCCATTTAAGGGTATCCCTCTTGTAGATGAAGCTTTAAATGTTATTGAATCTTTACCACCAGAATCAGATGATTTCTACTCTACAAATCTAAAAATTAATAATGCTCAACCGTTCGAAGAAGAACAACAAAACTTCCATTATTTAACTTTTTTTATAGTAATGCTAATAATATTTGTCATTTCCTTAGCTGCCTCTTTTTTTACTATTTTTTTGATACGCAAACATCTCTCTTTTGAAAAAAAGGAAAATGTGTTAAATGAAATGGAAACATTGACCAATATAGACAAAGTTGAAACTCAAGGAATCAAATACAAAACAATAGACCAATTTGATGAACCACACATAAAAAAAGTTTGGAAGGTATCATCTCCTTTAAAAAAACTTATAGGGATAACTTCAAATGAAGACATTTTATCAGAAGGAAACAACATATCGAAAGACCACAAAGATGGAAAATTAAATGAGATAGAAGACCTTGAAAACAAACTTGATAAAGATATAGACGATATCTTAAAAGAATCAAATCTTGAAGAGATTGAAGAAATTCTAATTGAGTTAGAAAATAATGGTGAAAAAAGCAGCATTCAAGACCCAGGCACCCTTGAAGAGGAAAGCAAAGAAAAAAACCGAGAAGAATATTCACATTTGGAAAATGTTATAAAACCTGATACAGAGATAAAAAACAACTATTCTTTGATAATGGAAAAAGAAGAAAAAGAATTATTATTTGAAGACGATCTAGTAGATAATGACCTTTTTGATATAATTAAGGAACTAGATACAAAAAAACTTTCTCAAAATAGTTTGCAAGAGTTTTTTCATAAATTATTTTACGATGTTAACAAGGACAAAATATAA
- a CDS encoding RsmD family RNA methyltransferase, translating to MALKIESGKFKNITIETVDDRRTRYTPATLRRALMSIFDFSGVNFLEFFAGSGIMSFETLSNGAKSSTMIDISSKAVHSILKNAKSLGVLDNIKVIKSDFRKSITKLSGEQFDYIFADPPFNNRYVQGFLKFIDSNKSLIRRGGYIIIEKHKSEKFDYIPKNIIREEVRDYGDIEILIFIKP from the coding sequence ATGGCTTTGAAGATTGAAAGTGGTAAATTTAAGAATATTACCATAGAAACAGTTGATGATCGTAGGACAAGATATACGCCTGCTACTTTAAGAAGAGCTTTGATGAGCATTTTTGATTTTTCAGGCGTTAACTTCTTGGAATTTTTTGCAGGTAGCGGAATAATGAGCTTCGAAACTCTAAGTAATGGAGCAAAAAGCTCCACAATGATAGATATTTCATCGAAAGCAGTTCACTCAATTTTAAAAAACGCTAAATCTTTAGGAGTATTAGACAATATAAAGGTTATAAAATCGGATTTTAGAAAATCCATTACAAAACTTTCAGGTGAACAATTTGACTACATATTCGCGGATCCTCCATTTAATAATCGTTATGTCCAAGGATTTTTAAAATTCATAGATTCTAATAAATCTTTAATCAGAAGGGGAGGCTACATTATTATCGAAAAACACAAGAGTGAAAAATTCGATTATATACCAAAAAATATAATTAGGGAAGAAGTAAGAGATTACGGGGATATTGAAATCTTAATCTTTATTAAACCATAA
- a CDS encoding alkaline phosphatase has translation MKRILLVVFSTLLVYLSFSFDYVFLFIADGMGIPHMQLSNMYKQYLFTEQLHILELPYYGMVETSSMNGVTDSAAAITAILSKEKTYNDRINIGPDDEKIFPITYELKKRGYKIGVITTNTIIDATPAGAYGFVVNRRDYQKITQDLLESNFDLFIGGGKAYFKDRNAEEYGYFYREKLNEIPPLANEIIMLYYGNFPFLTDEPERVTLEEILNYALSKFDGSPFFILIEGGRIDHAAHAHDTYSLINEILDFDDAVKVAIDFYMRYPQETLIIVTADHSTGGLSLGDGFLTLNKLQRSEYSYEKLINTFNQSNNYEEFQEKLGLTLDLEKEFYDTKDSRENVTYQSSVIKTFYEGLNDPVGINWGTFGHTLDYVPLFSNVPFNKNIISNNEIFSIFEIY, from the coding sequence GTGAAAAGAATTTTGTTGGTTGTTTTCAGTACTCTTTTAGTTTATCTTTCTTTTTCATTTGACTATGTTTTTCTATTTATAGCGGATGGAATGGGAATACCACATATGCAGTTATCTAATATGTACAAACAATATTTATTTACAGAACAACTACACATCCTAGAATTACCGTACTATGGAATGGTTGAAACTTCTTCAATGAACGGAGTAACGGATTCAGCAGCCGCTATAACTGCAATTTTATCTAAAGAAAAAACCTACAACGACAGGATAAACATTGGCCCTGATGATGAAAAAATTTTTCCCATTACTTATGAACTAAAAAAGCGAGGGTACAAAATTGGTGTCATTACAACTAACACCATTATCGATGCTACCCCTGCAGGAGCTTATGGTTTCGTGGTAAATAGAAGAGATTACCAAAAGATAACTCAAGATCTTTTAGAAAGTAATTTTGATCTTTTCATTGGGGGTGGAAAAGCTTATTTTAAGGATAGAAATGCTGAGGAATATGGATATTTTTACAGAGAGAAACTTAATGAAATTCCGCCTCTTGCTAATGAAATTATTATGTTATATTATGGGAATTTTCCCTTTTTAACTGACGAACCAGAAAGAGTTACGTTAGAAGAAATTTTAAATTATGCATTAAGTAAATTTGATGGTTCTCCTTTTTTCATTTTGATTGAAGGTGGAAGAATTGATCACGCCGCACACGCACATGATACTTATTCATTGATAAACGAAATATTAGATTTTGACGATGCGGTGAAAGTTGCAATCGATTTTTACATGCGGTATCCTCAAGAAACTTTGATCATAGTGACTGCGGATCATTCAACAGGAGGTTTAAGTTTAGGAGATGGTTTTTTAACGTTGAATAAACTTCAACGAAGCGAGTATTCGTATGAAAAGCTGATAAATACATTTAACCAATCTAATAACTATGAAGAGTTTCAAGAAAAATTGGGTTTGACGCTAGATTTAGAAAAAGAGTTTTATGATACCAAGGATTCCAGAGAAAATGTAACTTATCAATCGTCTGTGATCAAAACTTTTTATGAAGGGTTAAACGATCCTGTGGGTATAAATTGGGGTACTTTTGGGCACACACTAGATTATGTGCCTCTTTTTTCCAACGTTCCTTTTAATAAAAATATAATATCAAATAATGAAATTTTTTCTATTTTTGAGATTTATTGA
- a CDS encoding calcium/sodium antiporter, which yields MNILLIALGIFLLIRGADRLIEGALGLTRKAGVSELFAGLTVVAFGTSAPELVVTISSSIKGASVGLGNVLGSNVANIGLILGISFLISPTKIQKSTVNIEMPFLLIISVVIFAMIMEGNSVLTRYDGMILITFLLIFMAYLYYMAKNDQQVRKQLVENEEMKKVEKEESWAKIITFSALGLAMLTIGGELTVNNSIIFAKSIGISESLIGVTIVAIGTSLPELVTAIVAAIKHSDDIVLGNIVGSNTFNIAAILGISALINGARADRPVTFDVSYGLLLALILLLGTMLKKDRKVGRGLGVFLFSLYVLYIIISIQIG from the coding sequence GTGAATATTCTATTAATAGCTTTAGGTATTTTCCTCTTAATAAGAGGGGCAGATAGGTTAATAGAAGGTGCCCTTGGATTAACAAGGAAAGCAGGTGTATCCGAACTGTTTGCAGGTTTGACGGTAGTGGCCTTTGGTACCAGTGCACCTGAATTAGTTGTTACTATTTCTTCGTCTATAAAAGGAGCCAGTGTAGGATTAGGAAACGTTCTTGGCTCCAATGTCGCAAACATTGGATTGATTTTGGGGATCTCTTTTTTAATCTCCCCAACAAAAATTCAAAAATCTACAGTAAACATAGAAATGCCTTTTTTGCTTATTATTTCAGTAGTTATATTTGCAATGATAATGGAAGGGAATAGTGTATTAACTAGATACGATGGCATGATATTGATAACCTTTTTGCTTATTTTTATGGCTTATCTCTATTATATGGCAAAAAATGATCAACAAGTCAGGAAACAACTTGTTGAAAACGAAGAAATGAAAAAAGTTGAAAAAGAAGAGTCCTGGGCTAAAATAATCACTTTTTCTGCCTTAGGGTTGGCTATGTTGACAATAGGAGGAGAATTGACGGTAAATAATTCAATTATATTTGCTAAAAGTATTGGAATCTCAGAATCTTTGATAGGGGTAACTATAGTCGCTATAGGAACTTCCCTTCCGGAATTAGTTACCGCTATTGTCGCAGCGATTAAACATTCGGATGATATAGTATTGGGGAATATAGTTGGTTCCAATACATTCAACATCGCAGCCATACTTGGTATATCAGCGTTAATAAATGGTGCTAGGGCAGATAGACCGGTTACTTTTGATGTATCGTATGGACTTTTACTGGCGTTGATCTTGTTGCTTGGTACGATGCTCAAAAAAGATCGAAAAGTGGGAAGAGGTTTAGGAGTCTTCCTGTTTTCTTTGTATGTACTTTACATAATCATTAGCATTCAAATTGGATAA
- the lgt gene encoding prolipoprotein diacylglyceryl transferase: protein MKRDKVFFNTLWISITSFLVICIVILPKSFSGEWYFSPVLVTVGSLEIRWYGLLIASSILLGTFIAQKEAEREKINEDDLFTAVSLGIIFGIVGARLYYVLFNIKYFSQNPSEIFKIWHGGLAIHGAILAAFLIVFLYTRLQKKCTFTFLQGLDLFTFVLPLAQAIGRWGNFFNHEAYGSPTNLPWKMYVSLQDRMSGYEAYEYFHPTFLYESAWNLVVFLILFYFIRNRRKTYGEVTALYLVLYSIGRIPIERLRTDSLYLGNFRVAVVISFILIVLGFLLFVYLRNKREIAKKRSED, encoded by the coding sequence ATGAAAAGGGATAAAGTCTTTTTTAACACTTTGTGGATCTCAATAACATCTTTTTTAGTTATTTGTATAGTTATCTTGCCAAAAAGTTTTTCTGGGGAATGGTATTTCAGTCCTGTTTTGGTTACGGTTGGTTCATTAGAAATAAGATGGTACGGACTGTTAATCGCTTCATCGATACTGTTGGGAACATTTATTGCTCAGAAAGAAGCTGAAAGAGAAAAAATAAACGAAGACGATCTTTTTACGGCTGTTTCTTTAGGAATTATATTTGGTATTGTAGGAGCAAGATTATATTATGTTCTTTTTAATATTAAATATTTCTCTCAAAATCCTTCAGAAATTTTTAAGATATGGCATGGCGGTCTGGCTATACATGGAGCGATATTGGCTGCCTTTTTAATTGTTTTTTTGTATACACGGTTGCAAAAGAAATGTACCTTTACCTTTCTGCAAGGGTTAGATTTATTCACCTTTGTTTTACCATTAGCTCAGGCTATTGGGAGATGGGGTAATTTTTTCAATCACGAAGCATATGGTTCACCTACAAACCTTCCATGGAAGATGTACGTTTCATTACAGGACCGAATGTCGGGATATGAAGCCTATGAGTATTTTCACCCCACATTTTTGTATGAATCTGCCTGGAATTTGGTGGTATTTCTGATATTGTTTTATTTTATTAGAAATAGGAGAAAAACATATGGAGAAGTTACCGCTCTGTATTTAGTTCTTTATTCTATTGGCCGAATCCCAATCGAAAGATTAAGAACAGATAGTCTTTACCTTGGAAATTTTCGGGTGGCTGTGGTTATAAGCTTTATTTTAATCGTGCTAGGCTTTTTGCTTTTTGTATACCTGAGAAACAAAAGGGAAATAGCCAAAAAAAGGAGTGAAGATTGA
- the recG gene encoding ATP-dependent DNA helicase RecG, protein MIEEVINSFDYVVQLKEKGMITWEEIFPSFYSVAKNNFKTIKENGLLEDVKKILTYIKPLKTLPEKRKERRLEGLRDSLKILKERYLIDEVSVEPEKKLAPLTDIKYIKKVGTKRALVLNRLGIFSLKDFFYYPPRDYEDRRKVVKIFNAKEDEKVVIIGNVVKSEEAKINKGLTIYNFSVEDDTGVIIVTFFNQDYVKSFLKRGVKSAFYGKIEYSYGMKQMKSPDFQVIENEEDFKREILPVYPLTSGIFQTTMRKIAKEVIKQTYFLEEFLPEEFVQGFNLLDLKKRIKGIHFPLSIYHKERAWYSLKYEEAILFELAMIYLKLKMKEMKKGATKEIKGELSKNFLNTLNFELTQAQKRSYEEIKKDLISPYPMNRLLQGDVGSGKTVVSELAIIDVCEAGYQAAVMNPTSVLSKQQFKRLSKDLEPLGLKVALLTGDTKESDKILIKEKLRVGEIDVVVGTHAIIQQDVEFKKLGLVVIDEQHRFGVNQRLELIKKGNHPDILVMTATPIPRTLAMTFYGDLDVSLIDEVPKGRRPIKTILVAESNRKSLYEFVKEELDQGNQVFFVYPLIEESEALELKNAMSMYEELSEVFKEYKVGLLHGRLSPSEKNEVMDKFVQREYDILVSTSVVEVGIDIPDATVMVIEHPDRFGLSQLHQLRGRVGRSEKQSYCFLVLDDDANNEIKSKMNSFSKTLDGFEVAEIDLKWRGPGKFFGVEQHGVPEFKFLDLAEDVNIIESSRKMVERFLSSIQSFDRYPNLKHELQTRYGDSIHLINVL, encoded by the coding sequence ATGATAGAAGAAGTCATAAATTCTTTTGATTATGTAGTTCAACTTAAAGAAAAAGGAATGATAACTTGGGAAGAGATCTTCCCAAGTTTTTATAGCGTTGCAAAAAATAATTTTAAAACAATTAAAGAAAATGGTCTTTTAGAAGATGTTAAAAAGATTTTGACTTATATAAAACCTCTTAAAACATTGCCAGAAAAACGCAAGGAAAGACGTCTAGAAGGCTTAAGAGATTCCTTAAAGATTTTAAAAGAGCGATATTTAATTGATGAAGTTTCGGTAGAACCAGAAAAAAAATTAGCACCACTCACCGATATAAAATATATAAAAAAAGTAGGAACAAAAAGGGCTTTAGTTCTAAATAGATTAGGTATTTTTTCATTAAAAGATTTCTTTTACTATCCACCAAGGGATTACGAAGACAGAAGAAAGGTTGTTAAAATATTTAACGCCAAAGAGGATGAAAAAGTCGTAATAATAGGAAATGTAGTGAAAAGTGAGGAAGCAAAAATAAATAAAGGGTTAACTATTTACAACTTTTCCGTGGAAGATGACACTGGGGTCATAATCGTTACTTTTTTCAACCAGGACTATGTAAAATCTTTTTTAAAAAGAGGCGTAAAATCTGCTTTTTATGGAAAGATAGAATATTCATACGGTATGAAACAGATGAAGTCACCCGATTTCCAAGTGATTGAAAATGAGGAGGATTTCAAAAGAGAAATTCTACCGGTTTATCCACTGACCTCTGGTATCTTCCAAACAACTATGCGAAAAATAGCAAAAGAAGTTATTAAACAGACATATTTTTTAGAAGAATTTTTACCCGAAGAATTTGTTCAAGGATTCAATTTATTAGATTTGAAAAAGCGAATAAAGGGAATCCATTTCCCTTTGAGTATTTATCATAAAGAAAGGGCTTGGTACTCTTTAAAATACGAAGAGGCAATTTTATTTGAATTAGCCATGATATATCTGAAATTGAAGATGAAAGAGATGAAAAAAGGTGCGACGAAGGAGATAAAGGGAGAATTATCTAAAAACTTTCTCAATACTTTAAATTTTGAGCTCACACAAGCTCAAAAAAGAAGTTATGAAGAGATAAAAAAAGATTTGATTTCTCCATATCCTATGAACAGGCTTTTACAGGGGGATGTTGGTTCTGGTAAAACCGTTGTTTCAGAGCTAGCGATTATAGATGTTTGTGAAGCCGGCTATCAAGCAGCGGTTATGAACCCCACCTCTGTTTTATCAAAGCAACAGTTTAAAAGGCTATCAAAGGATTTAGAGCCTTTAGGTTTGAAAGTAGCTTTGTTAACAGGAGATACGAAGGAAAGCGACAAAATATTAATAAAAGAAAAGCTAAGGGTTGGAGAAATTGATGTTGTAGTTGGTACCCATGCAATCATTCAACAGGATGTGGAATTTAAAAAACTAGGGTTGGTAGTGATTGATGAACAACATAGATTTGGAGTGAATCAGAGGTTGGAACTTATTAAAAAAGGGAATCATCCCGATATTTTGGTAATGACAGCAACTCCCATTCCTAGAACCTTGGCAATGACTTTTTATGGCGACTTAGACGTTAGCTTAATCGACGAAGTGCCTAAAGGAAGAAGACCGATTAAAACAATACTTGTTGCTGAATCCAACAGAAAAAGTTTGTATGAGTTTGTTAAAGAAGAATTAGATCAGGGGAACCAAGTGTTTTTCGTGTATCCATTGATAGAAGAATCTGAAGCCTTAGAATTAAAAAACGCGATGAGTATGTATGAAGAGCTAAGTGAAGTTTTTAAAGAATATAAAGTCGGACTTTTACATGGAAGGCTTTCACCTTCAGAAAAAAATGAAGTTATGGACAAATTTGTTCAAAGAGAATACGATATATTGGTTTCCACATCGGTAGTAGAAGTTGGGATAGATATTCCTGATGCCACGGTAATGGTCATAGAACATCCCGATCGTTTTGGATTATCTCAATTGCATCAGCTCAGGGGAAGAGTTGGTAGAAGTGAAAAACAATCTTATTGTTTCTTAGTATTAGATGATGATGCCAACAATGAGATAAAAAGTAAAATGAACTCCTTTTCTAAAACATTAGATGGTTTTGAGGTAGCAGAAATCGATTTAAAATGGAGAGGCCCTGGTAAATTCTTTGGAGTGGAACAGCATGGGGTACCGGAATTTAAATTTTTAGATTTAGCCGAAGATGTGAACATAATAGAAAGTTCAAGAAAAATGGTAGAGCGTTTTTTATCTTCTATTCAAAGTTTCGATAGATATCCTAATTTAAAACACGAATTGCAAACAAGGTATGGAGATTCAATACACTTAATAAATGTTCTATAG